A single region of the Candidatus Melainabacteria bacterium genome encodes:
- a CDS encoding class I SAM-dependent methyltransferase, whose translation MTVYDQIGTGYDTTRKADPFITARLAAHLQIQEDQSYLDVACGTGNYTVEISVKHGGLWTGIDESSKMIAEARRKSDRVNWVLSPCESIAADDETFDGAICTLAIHHFASLDKAFREVFRVMRSGRFVIFTATPQQMQSYWLCEYFPQALKAAIKQMPSEQDVSESLRNAGFRICSTEKYEIRRDLRDFFLYSGKFNPEMYLDPIARSGISTFANLASPSEIQIGCERLSHDIKSGKIYEIQRKYEHDSGDYLFITTEKQNECHTNE comes from the coding sequence TTGACCGTATACGATCAAATTGGCACCGGATACGACACCACTAGAAAAGCGGACCCTTTTATTACCGCGCGCCTGGCTGCGCATTTACAGATTCAAGAAGACCAAAGTTATTTAGATGTTGCATGCGGCACAGGTAATTACACTGTCGAAATTTCAGTCAAGCACGGCGGGCTCTGGACGGGAATAGACGAGTCTTCAAAGATGATCGCCGAAGCACGTCGAAAAAGCGATCGGGTCAATTGGGTACTGAGCCCATGCGAGTCTATTGCAGCCGATGACGAGACCTTTGATGGCGCCATCTGCACCCTGGCCATTCACCACTTCGCTTCGCTCGATAAAGCATTTCGAGAGGTATTTCGAGTGATGAGAAGCGGCAGATTCGTAATCTTTACCGCAACGCCGCAGCAGATGCAGTCTTACTGGCTCTGCGAATATTTTCCACAGGCACTAAAGGCTGCAATAAAGCAGATGCCTTCTGAGCAAGACGTTTCGGAGTCGTTGCGTAACGCCGGGTTCAGAATATGTTCGACAGAAAAATATGAAATCAGGCGTGATTTAAGAGACTTCTTTCTCTACAGTGGAAAGTTCAACCCGGAGATGTATTTAGATCCAATCGCACGATCTGGAATCTCGACATTTGCCAATCTCGCCAGTCCTTCAGAGATACAAATCGGCTGCGAACGACTGTCGCACGATATAAAATCAGGCAAAATTTACGAAATTCAACGCAAGTACGAACATGACAGTGGAGACTATCTGTTTATCACCACCGAGAAACAGAACGAGTGCCACACAAACGAATAA
- a CDS encoding ABC transporter ATP-binding protein, whose protein sequence is MTEQVEKYKVELDNVSKRHNIYDRPIDRLKEVVFRNRKCYHREYWALRDMSVKFENCTTAVLGPNGAGKSTLLQLVAGVMRPTYGTVTVRGRVTAILELGAGFQPDYSGRENVLMNGMMLGISKEEMLERMDSIAAFAEVGEFFDQPLKTYSSGMGVRLAFATAISVDPEVLLVDEALAVGDERFINKCNQKVRELQEQGTTIIVVTHNMRIVDRFCQRAVLVNEGRLIAEGTVEEVKPIYEQVMAQTDYKQKAFTSPVGTAVI, encoded by the coding sequence ATGACAGAGCAAGTAGAAAAATACAAAGTTGAATTAGACAACGTCTCGAAGCGTCATAACATCTATGACCGTCCAATTGACCGTTTGAAAGAAGTCGTTTTTCGTAATCGTAAGTGCTATCACCGGGAGTACTGGGCACTTCGCGATATGTCAGTAAAGTTTGAAAATTGCACGACGGCAGTTCTTGGGCCAAATGGAGCCGGTAAATCGACGCTACTGCAGTTGGTGGCAGGAGTGATGCGTCCGACCTATGGAACTGTAACGGTTCGTGGTCGTGTAACCGCCATTCTGGAGCTGGGAGCAGGCTTTCAGCCTGACTACAGCGGGCGCGAAAACGTTTTGATGAATGGAATGATGCTCGGCATTTCCAAAGAAGAAATGTTGGAAAGAATGGACAGCATCGCTGCGTTTGCTGAAGTTGGAGAATTTTTCGATCAACCGCTCAAGACTTATTCGAGCGGCATGGGCGTGCGTTTGGCGTTCGCTACGGCAATTAGTGTCGATCCGGAAGTTCTTCTTGTTGATGAAGCGCTGGCCGTTGGAGACGAGCGATTCATCAATAAGTGCAATCAGAAAGTGCGTGAGCTACAAGAGCAGGGCACCACAATTATCGTGGTGACGCACAATATGCGCATCGTCGATAGATTCTGTCAGCGAGCCGTTCTTGTCAATGAAGGGCGGCTGATCGCCGAGGGCACGGTTGAAGAAGTCAAACCCATTTACGAGCAAGTTATGGCTCAGACAGACTATAAGCAAAAGGCTTTCACGTCACCTGTTGGAACGGCTGTTATCTAG
- a CDS encoding ABC transporter permease, producing MTAAISERPIQQEESKPRVPGRRISTVAEGAEAPTTLWGNRALIRLMVHRDFIGRYKGSLLGAFWPLINPIGHLILYTFLFSVVLKVKFGASDSTGNFALYLMAGLLPWSCLAESLSRSTTVILESPNLVKRVVFPLQILPVVLVISSLMSELVAFSILFVASVFALHTVHPTILFLPLIMVSQILFAGGLSCLLASLGVYIRDIRHIMALGLSAWMYATPIVYPATALPENLQFLIWINPMAGIVTDYRRVLLEGLAPNWPVYASYTAVAVIVWALGYGFFQKTKKSFADIM from the coding sequence GTGACCGCTGCAATTTCAGAAAGACCGATACAGCAAGAAGAATCAAAACCCCGGGTTCCTGGTCGTCGCATTTCGACCGTAGCCGAGGGCGCGGAAGCTCCAACAACGCTCTGGGGCAATCGAGCGCTGATTCGCTTGATGGTTCATCGTGATTTCATTGGGCGCTACAAAGGTTCGCTCCTGGGCGCCTTCTGGCCTCTGATCAATCCCATCGGTCACTTGATTCTCTACACGTTCTTGTTCTCTGTTGTTCTGAAAGTCAAGTTCGGAGCTAGTGACAGCACCGGCAATTTCGCGCTTTATCTCATGGCTGGGCTGCTCCCCTGGAGCTGCCTGGCTGAGTCGTTGTCGCGTTCGACCACGGTGATTTTGGAATCGCCAAATCTGGTCAAGCGAGTCGTATTTCCGCTACAGATACTACCTGTGGTGCTGGTAATTTCGTCTTTGATGAGCGAATTGGTGGCATTCAGCATTTTGTTTGTCGCATCGGTATTTGCGTTGCACACCGTGCACCCGACAATTCTCTTCCTTCCTCTAATCATGGTGTCACAGATACTTTTCGCCGGTGGATTGAGCTGCCTGCTCGCCAGCTTGGGTGTCTACATCCGCGATATCCGTCATATCATGGCGCTTGGCTTGTCTGCCTGGATGTATGCCACGCCGATTGTCTATCCCGCCACAGCGCTGCCTGAGAATTTGCAGTTTCTGATCTGGATCAATCCGATGGCTGGAATTGTCACTGACTATCGAAGAGTTTTGCTGGAAGGACTGGCACCAAACTGGCCGGTATACGCAAGTTATACTGCCGTTGCAGTAATCGTATGGGCTCTGGGTTACGGCTTCTTCCAGAAGACGAAGAAGTCATTTGCGGACATTATGTAA